The following coding sequences lie in one Sphaerochaeta sp. genomic window:
- the carA gene encoding glutamine-hydrolyzing carbamoyl-phosphate synthase small subunit, translating to MQHTILLLSDGSCWTGTAHGYQVPEGAEAPIAEVVFNTSMTGYQEILTDPSYHGQMVVMTYPEIGNYGCDTPFTESDGIKATAMIVHELYQGPLPEGRISLEEYLEAQRIPMISDVDTRSLTLHLREAGSQNGMILSVDGPVTEEVKADALKTLRAFPLITERDLIDGVTVKAPLVDPLVDGKKAEHPTLRFAVVDYGIKRSIIRQLYRRNVAVTLLPATASKEDVLATGAQALFLSNGPGDPALLQPSVQMVRSLIGTMPVLGICLGHQIITWALGGKTVKMKFGHHGGNHPVYDHQSGKTFVTSQNHGFMSDPASLPSSVSIWFTNANDGSIEGLMDEGRRIASVQFHPEASPGPYDASWIFDRFIQLGGNV from the coding sequence ATGCAGCATACCATACTTCTGCTTTCTGACGGATCCTGTTGGACAGGGACCGCACATGGCTACCAGGTTCCCGAGGGCGCCGAAGCGCCCATCGCGGAAGTCGTCTTCAACACCAGCATGACGGGCTACCAGGAGATCCTCACCGATCCCTCCTATCACGGTCAGATGGTGGTGATGACCTATCCGGAGATCGGCAACTACGGATGCGACACCCCCTTCACGGAGAGTGACGGCATCAAGGCCACCGCAATGATCGTCCATGAGTTGTACCAGGGGCCGCTTCCTGAAGGGCGGATCAGCCTGGAGGAGTACCTGGAAGCCCAGAGGATCCCGATGATCAGCGATGTGGACACCCGAAGCCTGACGCTCCATCTGCGCGAGGCAGGCAGCCAGAACGGCATGATCCTGTCGGTGGACGGGCCGGTCACCGAAGAGGTAAAAGCCGACGCTCTCAAGACGTTGCGCGCCTTCCCGCTGATCACCGAGCGCGATCTGATCGACGGGGTGACGGTCAAAGCCCCCCTGGTCGATCCCTTGGTCGACGGCAAGAAAGCGGAACACCCCACCCTCCGCTTCGCCGTGGTGGACTACGGCATCAAGCGCTCCATCATCCGCCAGCTGTACCGGCGGAACGTCGCCGTGACGCTGCTTCCGGCAACGGCAAGCAAGGAGGACGTCCTGGCGACCGGCGCCCAGGCGCTGTTCCTCTCCAACGGGCCGGGGGACCCCGCCCTGCTGCAGCCATCCGTCCAGATGGTACGGAGCCTGATCGGCACGATGCCGGTGCTGGGCATCTGCCTGGGCCACCAGATCATCACCTGGGCCCTGGGGGGAAAAACGGTGAAGATGAAGTTCGGACACCATGGCGGGAACCACCCGGTGTATGACCACCAGAGCGGCAAGACGTTCGTCACCAGCCAGAACCACGGCTTCATGAGCGACCCCGCCTCCCTGCCATCCTCCGTCTCCATCTGGTTCACCAACGCCAACGACGGTTCCATCGAAGGATTGATGGACGAGGGGCGCCGCATCGCGTCGGTGCAGTTCCATCCGGAAGCCTCGCCAGGCCCGTATGACGCGTCCTGGATTTTCGACCGATTCATCCAACTGGGGGGCAACGTATGA
- a CDS encoding sigma 54-interacting transcriptional regulator has translation MEEMQTQSPLGESEVFLDFQAKLSLAAKMNRSVLLVGERGTGKEIAARRLHYLSPRWQKNLVTINCAALPPSLIETELFGYEQGAFTGAQKTRKGRFEEAEGGTLFLDEIGLIPLEVQEKILRVVEYGTFERVGSSVTHTCDVRIIGATNADLPQLCKEGKFKEDLLDRLSFEVLFLPPLRERGDDILLLANFFAGKMAMECGRDDIPVFSDEVKAQLRAYPWPGNVRELKNVVERAVYKQDSPVIDRLEFHPFTNPYEKPQESEQSAPLDLMNYEQAKQEFDILYLKRALEEGRGNQKRAAELLGLTYDQFRGLYRKYKEALG, from the coding sequence ATGGAAGAGATGCAGACCCAGAGCCCGTTAGGGGAAAGCGAAGTGTTCCTGGATTTCCAGGCGAAACTGTCATTGGCCGCCAAGATGAACCGGAGCGTGCTGTTGGTGGGGGAGCGGGGGACCGGCAAGGAGATCGCCGCCCGTCGTCTCCACTACCTTTCCCCCCGGTGGCAGAAGAACCTGGTGACGATCAACTGCGCCGCCCTTCCCCCGTCGTTGATCGAAACGGAGTTGTTCGGCTACGAGCAGGGTGCGTTCACCGGAGCCCAGAAGACCCGCAAGGGGCGGTTCGAGGAGGCGGAAGGAGGGACACTGTTTTTGGATGAGATCGGCCTGATCCCTCTGGAAGTGCAGGAGAAGATCCTCCGGGTGGTGGAATACGGGACGTTCGAGCGGGTCGGCTCGTCGGTGACCCATACCTGTGATGTGCGGATCATCGGCGCCACCAATGCCGATCTCCCCCAGCTGTGCAAGGAAGGAAAGTTCAAGGAAGATCTGCTGGACCGCCTGAGCTTCGAGGTGTTGTTCCTTCCCCCGCTTCGGGAACGGGGGGATGACATCCTGCTGCTGGCCAATTTCTTCGCCGGAAAGATGGCGATGGAGTGCGGAAGGGATGATATCCCCGTCTTCTCCGACGAGGTGAAGGCACAGCTTCGTGCCTATCCCTGGCCTGGCAATGTGCGGGAGCTGAAGAACGTGGTGGAGCGGGCCGTCTACAAGCAGGATAGCCCGGTGATCGACCGTCTGGAGTTCCATCCGTTCACCAATCCGTACGAGAAACCGCAGGAATCGGAACAATCCGCTCCATTGGACTTGATGAACTATGAACAAGCAAAGCAGGAATTTGATATACTGTATCTGAAAAGAGCCCTGGAAGAGGGGCGGGGAAACCAAAAACGGGCTGCGGAATTGCTCGGCCTGACCTACGACCAGTTCCGTGGGTTGTACCGCAAGTACAAGGAGGCGCTTGGATGA
- a CDS encoding PspA/IM30 family protein produces the protein MGVFSRFLDIVNANINSLLDRAEDPQKMLRMMIQEMEDTLIEIKSNCADKMASRTRLDRQRSDVQAAVNRWQSRAELAVSKARDDLAREALVEKKRCVAQEERINEEIANYDSLIKDSQNEISQLEEKLAEVKKKYKILTEKQKQEAERARAQETMHKDPMDHFTTMEERIDRMQAMNDLNGQSHAHDTEKAFSDLEEADEIDAQLAELKRKQQQEK, from the coding sequence ATGGGAGTATTTTCAAGATTCCTTGATATCGTGAACGCCAACATCAACAGCCTGCTCGATCGTGCGGAGGATCCCCAGAAGATGCTCCGGATGATGATCCAGGAGATGGAGGACACGCTGATCGAGATCAAGAGCAACTGCGCTGACAAGATGGCCAGCCGCACCCGGTTGGATCGGCAGCGCTCCGATGTCCAGGCGGCGGTGAACCGTTGGCAGAGCCGGGCGGAACTTGCCGTATCCAAGGCTCGTGACGATCTTGCCCGCGAGGCGCTGGTGGAAAAGAAACGGTGCGTCGCCCAAGAGGAGCGGATCAATGAGGAGATCGCCAACTACGACAGTCTGATCAAAGACAGCCAGAACGAGATATCCCAACTGGAAGAGAAGCTCGCCGAGGTGAAGAAGAAATACAAGATCCTTACCGAAAAGCAAAAACAGGAAGCCGAACGGGCCCGTGCCCAGGAGACGATGCACAAGGATCCGATGGACCACTTCACCACGATGGAGGAACGGATCGACCGGATGCAGGCGATGAACGATCTGAACGGACAATCCCACGCCCATGATACGGAGAAGGCGTTCTCCGATCTGGAGGAAGCCGACGAGATCGACGCGCAGCTTGCGGAACTGAAACGGAAACAACAACAGGAGAAATAA
- the mgtE gene encoding magnesium transporter: protein MQDYQYDKEALIADAENHRYADLKEKLTHLNEVDVADFIGALPPPQVMIVFGLLEKEVAADVFANLPIENQEQLINSLDDQQLSTIIDDLSVDDAVDMIGELPANIVRKVLRNAKPETRQLINHYLRYPDDSVGSIMTSEFVDLKRELTIKEAIDRIRSTGEDKETIYTCYVTDQEHHLEGTASIKDLLLAKDDQHVEDVMEKDIISVTTTDDQEVAARLFNKYDFVALPVVDAENRLVGIVTVDDAVDVMQDEATEDIEKMAAMQPSEKPYLKTGVVEMAKHRILWLLILMVSGMITGSILERFTDAFVAIPLLVTFIPMLTDTGGNAGSQSSALIIRGLAVGEVEPRDWVKIMWKELRVSILVGLVLAAVNFIRIVLTYRNVTMMIAFTVSLTMFFTVLLAKLIGGLLPLLAKKIHVDPAIMAAPLITTIVDAMSLVIYFTIAKELLGV, encoded by the coding sequence ATGCAAGATTACCAGTACGACAAGGAAGCATTGATCGCCGATGCCGAGAATCATCGGTATGCCGATCTGAAGGAAAAACTCACCCACCTCAACGAGGTGGACGTCGCGGACTTCATCGGGGCGCTTCCTCCACCCCAGGTGATGATCGTCTTCGGCCTGCTGGAGAAGGAGGTCGCGGCCGACGTATTCGCCAACCTCCCCATCGAGAACCAGGAGCAGTTGATCAACTCGCTGGATGACCAGCAGCTTTCCACCATCATCGACGATCTGTCGGTGGATGACGCCGTGGACATGATCGGGGAACTGCCGGCCAACATCGTGCGCAAAGTACTGCGCAACGCCAAACCGGAAACCCGCCAGTTGATCAACCACTACCTGCGCTATCCGGATGACAGCGTCGGGTCGATCATGACCAGTGAGTTCGTCGACCTGAAACGGGAACTGACCATCAAGGAAGCGATTGACAGGATCCGCTCCACCGGGGAAGACAAGGAGACGATCTACACCTGTTACGTCACCGACCAGGAACACCATCTGGAAGGAACGGCCTCCATCAAGGATCTGCTCCTTGCCAAGGACGACCAGCACGTCGAGGACGTGATGGAAAAAGACATCATCAGCGTCACCACGACGGACGACCAGGAAGTGGCCGCCCGGCTGTTCAACAAATACGATTTCGTCGCGCTCCCGGTGGTGGACGCGGAGAACCGTCTGGTCGGCATCGTCACGGTGGATGACGCCGTGGACGTCATGCAGGACGAGGCGACGGAGGACATCGAAAAGATGGCCGCCATGCAACCGTCGGAAAAACCGTATCTGAAGACCGGCGTGGTGGAAATGGCCAAGCACCGGATCCTCTGGCTGCTGATCCTGATGGTCAGCGGAATGATCACCGGCTCCATTCTGGAGCGGTTCACCGACGCGTTCGTCGCCATCCCGCTGCTGGTCACGTTCATCCCGATGCTGACCGATACCGGCGGCAACGCCGGCAGCCAGTCCTCCGCCTTGATCATTCGCGGACTGGCCGTCGGAGAAGTGGAACCCCGGGACTGGGTGAAAATCATGTGGAAAGAACTCCGGGTATCCATTTTGGTCGGGCTTGTCCTGGCCGCGGTGAACTTCATCCGGATCGTACTGACCTACCGGAACGTCACGATGATGATCGCCTTCACCGTCTCGCTGACGATGTTCTTCACCGTGCTGCTGGCCAAGTTGATCGGTGGACTGCTGCCGCTTCTGGCCAAGAAGATCCACGTGGATCCGGCCATCATGGCCGCCCCGTTGATCACCACCATCGTCGACGCGATGAGCCTGGTGATCTATTTCACCATCGCCAAAGAGTTGCTTGGCGTATGA
- a CDS encoding fructose-6-phosphate aldolase, producing MELLLDTADLKEITEGLRDYPVFGVTTNPTIFQAEGEIDFFERLREIRGLIGAKRSLHVQVVGDTADQMVKEAERIRFEVDDDVWIKIPVTEAGLQAIRRLSAQGVNITATAILSPLQGLLAMMAGARTLAVYYNRMQTNGEDPEAAIRLLSSRKSAGCTILAASLKGTAQIIASYAAGADACTVSPALLHQALIQDAVVKAVDGFRASWHAIHGDALITDL from the coding sequence ATGGAACTGTTGCTGGATACCGCAGATCTGAAGGAAATCACCGAAGGACTCAGGGACTACCCCGTCTTTGGGGTCACCACCAACCCGACGATCTTCCAGGCGGAAGGAGAGATCGATTTCTTCGAACGCCTCCGGGAGATCCGCGGCCTGATCGGAGCGAAGCGGAGCCTGCACGTCCAGGTGGTCGGGGATACGGCCGACCAGATGGTTAAGGAAGCGGAACGGATCCGCTTCGAAGTGGATGATGACGTATGGATCAAAATCCCGGTGACGGAAGCGGGGCTGCAAGCCATCCGGCGCCTTTCCGCCCAAGGGGTGAACATCACCGCCACGGCGATCCTCTCTCCGCTGCAGGGACTCCTTGCCATGATGGCCGGGGCCCGCACCCTTGCGGTGTACTACAACCGGATGCAGACCAACGGAGAGGATCCTGAGGCGGCGATCCGGCTTCTCTCCAGCCGCAAGAGCGCCGGCTGCACCATCTTGGCCGCCAGTCTGAAAGGAACGGCGCAGATCATCGCGTCCTATGCCGCCGGAGCGGACGCGTGCACCGTCTCCCCTGCCCTGCTGCACCAGGCACTGATCCAGGATGCCGTCGTCAAGGCGGTGGACGGGTTCCGGGCGAGCTGGCACGCCATCCATGGGGATGCCTTGATCACCGATCTGTAA
- a CDS encoding PspC domain-containing protein codes for MAKATTNRWYRSPRGKIFGLCTGLAEWRDLDPNMVRIIVALIVIFTGVFPGAIIYLILSLIIPMQPEGYQGTDTDGQPSDDELKRKYDDLKKKVETMENDMFDKERDWDDRFNTGK; via the coding sequence ATGGCAAAAGCGACGACAAACAGATGGTATCGGTCCCCCAGGGGGAAGATTTTCGGACTGTGCACCGGACTTGCCGAATGGCGGGATCTTGACCCCAACATGGTCAGGATCATCGTGGCGTTGATCGTCATCTTCACCGGGGTGTTTCCCGGAGCGATCATCTACCTGATCCTTTCGTTGATCATCCCGATGCAGCCGGAAGGCTACCAGGGGACAGATACGGACGGGCAGCCCAGTGATGACGAACTGAAGCGGAAATACGACGACCTGAAGAAAAAGGTCGAAACGATGGAAAACGACATGTTCGACAAGGAACGGGATTGGGACGACCGGTTCAACACGGGGAAATGA
- a CDS encoding DUF4097 domain-containing protein: MLKDSKANKIFLLVLVAALAIFFGFGALRTKQNSKMTETFALSDSADLSIRTESDDITLLSDPQATDLSFVYHGSGKATTKRDGEDLSIIVSGGRNGSLTVTIPQSSTLGELSLSTKSGAVDLPSLSVKDDVEIRTISGKVRLADLSAKEIEISTTNGDISLASVTDREETEISSTSGALSLDSYHGSDLYLHTTSGSITAASDMKRGTIRLLSTSGDLSFDLVQEKADYQLEARSTSGQLDLPATKAGDGNVKVTLQSTSGPIRFSSQKP, encoded by the coding sequence ATGCTGAAGGATTCCAAAGCCAACAAAATCTTCCTTTTGGTGCTGGTGGCGGCGCTGGCGATCTTCTTTGGGTTCGGCGCCCTCCGCACCAAGCAGAACAGCAAAATGACGGAAACTTTCGCGCTCTCCGATTCCGCCGATCTTTCCATCCGGACGGAAAGCGACGACATCACGTTGCTGTCCGACCCCCAGGCGACAGACCTTTCCTTCGTCTATCACGGTTCGGGCAAAGCGACCACCAAACGGGATGGCGAGGATCTTTCCATCATCGTCTCGGGGGGAAGAAACGGTTCGTTGACCGTGACGATCCCGCAATCCTCCACGCTGGGCGAGCTTTCCCTCAGCACAAAGAGCGGTGCCGTCGACCTGCCATCCCTGTCGGTGAAGGATGACGTGGAGATCCGCACCATCAGCGGAAAAGTACGGCTCGCCGATCTCTCCGCCAAGGAAATCGAGATATCCACGACCAACGGGGACATCTCCCTGGCATCGGTCACCGACCGGGAAGAGACGGAAATCTCCTCCACCAGCGGCGCTCTTTCGCTGGACAGCTACCATGGCTCCGACCTGTACCTGCACACCACCAGTGGAAGCATCACCGCGGCAAGCGACATGAAGCGCGGTACCATCCGGCTTCTGTCCACCAGCGGGGATCTCTCCTTCGATCTGGTGCAGGAAAAAGCGGATTACCAGCTTGAGGCGCGCAGCACCTCCGGCCAGTTGGACCTTCCCGCCACCAAAGCGGGGGACGGAAACGTCAAGGTCACCCTCCAATCGACCAGCGGGCCGATCCGGTTCTCTTCCCAGAAACCGTGA
- a CDS encoding methylated-DNA--[protein]-cysteine S-methyltransferase: MRTVTNYHYYEELNLTIGEDGGKLSVIDWGRQIFAGTNQQTPLTDETYRQLCDYFAGRRKSFDLPLEVHGTEFEMAVWAELQKIPYGKTTTYTQIAQDLGDKEARRAVGMACNHNPIAIVIPCHRVIGADGSLVGYVGTLDAKKALLRLEQNNS; encoded by the coding sequence ATGAGAACAGTTACCAACTACCATTACTACGAGGAGCTGAATCTGACCATCGGGGAAGATGGGGGGAAACTTTCCGTCATCGACTGGGGCCGGCAGATATTCGCCGGGACCAACCAGCAGACTCCGTTGACCGATGAGACGTACCGGCAACTGTGCGATTATTTCGCAGGCAGACGGAAATCATTTGACCTTCCGCTTGAGGTGCATGGCACGGAGTTCGAGATGGCCGTGTGGGCTGAGCTGCAGAAGATTCCGTACGGCAAGACCACCACGTACACCCAAATCGCCCAGGACCTGGGAGACAAGGAAGCACGGCGGGCCGTCGGTATGGCGTGCAACCACAATCCGATCGCCATCGTCATTCCCTGCCACCGTGTCATCGGCGCCGACGGATCGCTTGTCGGTTACGTGGGCACGCTGGACGCCAAGAAAGCGTTGCTCCGTCTGGAACAGAACAACAGCTGA
- the carB gene encoding carbamoyl-phosphate synthase large subunit, whose translation MSKREDIHRILVVGSGPIVIGQACEFDYSGTQAVKALKEEGYEVLLVNPNPATVQTTAGIADHIYLEPLKTEYVEQIFQRDRPDAILTTMGGQTGLNLAMELSRKGLLDKYNVQVIGASIKSIELAEDRGKFKQVVSSLGLESPRSEVVHTIQEGVKAKDDIGYPVIIRPSFTLGGFGGSIAHDDAEFTDCIERALETSPVHEALVEESLIGWKEFEMEVMRDRKDNAIIVCSIENIDPMGVHTGDSITIAPIQTLDDQAYQAMRDASINILRAVGVDCGGSNVQFAVNPDTGKMVVIEMNPRVSRSSALASKATGFPIARCSAKLAVGYTLDEVVNEITGKSVSCFEPALDYCAVKVPRFELEKFPLPYSALGTQMRSVGEALALGRTALEALNKAIRASERKFEGLTDMREGGKYTDDEIDHILHSAHPLRLMSAYTMIVEHGPSILPELSKLTGFDRWFLYQLVRQAEMDKKLSKGPLTKELILEAKRYGMSDKRIATLSHQSEDAVYRMRTGEGIVAVAHHVDTCAGEFQALTPYCYTTYGEKDETTPLGKDAVIILASGPNRIGQGLEFDTCCTLSSLAFRKLGRKTIMVNSNPETVSTDFNISDRLYIEPLTAEHVKEIMRLEGTKNVVVQLGGQTPLNMADDLQAAGANIIGTSLDGLDRAGDRERFSQVVRKLGLRNPANQTAHSRDEIIPKALEVGFPVLLRPSFVLGGRGMFIVDDEEGLQDFLEHSGVEITPKAPVLIDQFLEDAFEYDLDAVSDGKSIYIGGILQHIEAAGIHSGDSAAVFPPYKAIPSVLSQMREWALKLAQELQVKGLMNIQFASKEDKLYIIEVNPRGSRTVPFISKASGVNLVEAAVRVWNGEDLVAQGLVGREGTFAEGHCITGWAIKEAVFSFDRFSNVDPALGPEMRSTGEAIGMGRSFGEAYAKSQAAAGNRLPTSGNVVISVTKKDRQTIVPIARQLQKLGFHLFATHGTARDLFDAGILCNVVLKVQDGHPNIVDMMHARQVDLVINTPMGYHARRSDDDIRTAAMRLKIPYTTTTSAAAAAVQAIAYEQEGIYTVRELPQ comes from the coding sequence ATGAGCAAACGGGAAGACATCCATCGGATCCTGGTGGTGGGCAGCGGGCCGATCGTCATCGGACAGGCGTGTGAGTTCGACTACAGCGGCACACAGGCGGTCAAGGCACTGAAGGAAGAAGGATACGAAGTACTGCTGGTCAACCCCAACCCCGCCACGGTGCAGACCACGGCGGGCATCGCCGACCACATCTATCTGGAACCGCTGAAAACGGAGTACGTCGAGCAGATCTTCCAACGGGACAGGCCGGACGCCATCCTGACGACGATGGGAGGCCAGACCGGGTTGAACCTGGCGATGGAGCTCTCCCGCAAGGGTCTTCTGGACAAATACAACGTGCAGGTCATCGGGGCGTCCATCAAAAGCATCGAGCTTGCCGAGGACCGGGGCAAGTTCAAGCAGGTGGTCAGCTCGCTGGGACTGGAAAGCCCCCGCAGCGAAGTGGTCCACACCATCCAGGAAGGGGTGAAGGCGAAGGACGACATCGGATACCCGGTGATCATCCGGCCGAGTTTCACCCTGGGAGGCTTTGGCGGATCCATCGCCCATGACGACGCCGAGTTCACCGATTGCATTGAGCGCGCTCTGGAGACCAGCCCGGTCCATGAGGCGCTGGTGGAGGAGTCGTTGATCGGCTGGAAGGAGTTCGAGATGGAGGTGATGCGGGACCGCAAGGACAACGCCATCATCGTCTGTTCCATCGAGAACATCGATCCGATGGGCGTGCACACCGGGGATTCCATCACCATCGCGCCGATCCAGACGCTGGACGACCAGGCCTACCAGGCGATGCGGGACGCGTCGATCAACATCCTCAGGGCCGTCGGTGTGGACTGCGGAGGATCCAACGTCCAGTTCGCCGTCAACCCGGATACCGGCAAGATGGTGGTCATCGAAATGAACCCACGGGTCTCCCGCTCCTCCGCCCTGGCAAGCAAGGCGACCGGCTTCCCCATCGCCCGATGTTCGGCGAAACTGGCCGTCGGTTACACGCTGGACGAGGTGGTCAACGAGATCACCGGCAAATCAGTCTCCTGCTTCGAGCCGGCCTTGGACTACTGCGCCGTCAAGGTGCCCCGGTTCGAACTGGAAAAGTTCCCCCTTCCCTACAGCGCGCTGGGCACCCAGATGCGCTCGGTGGGTGAAGCGCTGGCCCTGGGCCGCACGGCGCTGGAAGCGCTGAACAAGGCCATCCGGGCAAGCGAACGGAAGTTCGAAGGACTGACCGACATGCGGGAAGGCGGCAAGTACACCGACGATGAGATCGACCACATCCTGCACAGCGCCCATCCCCTCAGGCTGATGAGCGCCTACACGATGATCGTGGAGCACGGTCCGTCCATCCTCCCCGAGCTCTCCAAGCTGACCGGCTTCGACCGCTGGTTCCTCTATCAGCTGGTCCGCCAGGCAGAGATGGACAAGAAACTGTCCAAAGGACCGCTGACCAAAGAGCTGATTCTGGAAGCCAAACGGTACGGCATGAGCGACAAACGGATCGCCACGCTGAGCCACCAGAGCGAGGATGCGGTGTACCGGATGCGCACCGGGGAAGGCATCGTCGCCGTGGCCCACCACGTGGACACCTGCGCCGGTGAGTTCCAGGCGCTGACCCCGTACTGCTACACCACCTATGGGGAGAAGGATGAGACCACCCCGCTGGGAAAGGATGCCGTGATCATCCTGGCTTCCGGCCCCAACCGGATCGGCCAAGGACTGGAGTTCGACACCTGCTGCACCCTCTCGTCCCTGGCGTTCCGGAAGCTGGGCAGGAAAACCATCATGGTCAACTCCAACCCGGAGACGGTATCCACCGACTTCAACATCTCCGACCGGCTGTACATCGAACCGTTGACGGCCGAGCACGTCAAGGAGATCATGCGGCTGGAAGGGACGAAGAACGTCGTCGTTCAGCTGGGAGGCCAGACGCCGCTGAACATGGCCGATGACCTCCAGGCCGCCGGGGCCAACATCATCGGCACCAGTCTGGACGGACTGGACCGGGCAGGCGACCGGGAACGGTTCAGCCAGGTGGTCCGGAAACTCGGACTTCGCAACCCGGCCAACCAGACGGCCCACAGCAGGGACGAGATCATCCCCAAGGCGCTGGAAGTGGGTTTCCCCGTACTGCTCCGCCCCTCCTTCGTGCTGGGCGGACGGGGGATGTTCATCGTGGACGACGAGGAGGGACTGCAGGACTTCCTGGAGCACAGCGGTGTGGAGATCACGCCCAAGGCCCCGGTGTTGATCGACCAGTTCCTGGAAGACGCGTTCGAGTATGACCTGGACGCCGTCAGCGACGGCAAGAGCATCTACATCGGCGGCATTCTGCAGCACATCGAGGCCGCGGGCATCCACTCCGGCGACAGCGCCGCCGTGTTCCCGCCGTACAAGGCCATCCCGTCGGTGCTCTCCCAAATGCGGGAATGGGCACTGAAGCTGGCCCAGGAACTGCAGGTCAAAGGGTTGATGAACATCCAGTTCGCCTCCAAGGAGGACAAGCTGTACATCATCGAGGTCAATCCCCGGGGCTCGCGGACCGTACCGTTCATCAGCAAGGCCAGCGGCGTCAACCTGGTGGAAGCCGCCGTCCGGGTGTGGAACGGCGAGGATCTGGTCGCCCAGGGACTGGTCGGCAGGGAGGGCACGTTCGCCGAAGGGCACTGCATCACCGGCTGGGCCATCAAGGAAGCGGTGTTCAGCTTCGACCGGTTCAGCAACGTCGACCCGGCCTTGGGGCCGGAGATGCGCTCCACCGGAGAGGCGATCGGCATGGGCCGGAGCTTCGGAGAGGCGTACGCCAAGAGCCAGGCGGCTGCGGGCAACCGGCTGCCTACCTCGGGCAACGTGGTGATCAGCGTGACCAAGAAGGACCGGCAGACCATCGTACCCATCGCACGGCAACTGCAGAAACTGGGATTCCACCTGTTCGCCACCCATGGCACGGCGCGGGATCTGTTCGACGCCGGCATCCTGTGCAACGTGGTGCTGAAGGTCCAGGACGGACACCCCAACATCGTCGACATGATGCACGCCCGCCAGGTGGATCTGGT